A genomic region of Gemmata massiliana contains the following coding sequences:
- a CDS encoding TIGR02996 domain-containing protein: MSITDDLLDHIRMAPEDDAARLAIANALEGRGDPYGEYIRLQVGLASNPEADDRAAMIDRVTELHRAHAAAWTAHLTPWFLNWSFARGFVDRVVLDAAVAPHVPAGLLDRTPVREVVVVNGAGRLGELATAPILSRFNSLDFGPPAFAAGTAELSDDDVIPFFERLPVGIRPSRLNLAENPVGAAGVTAVARSPLAAGLTDLGLDFTAADVDAIAVTLGGRFPRLRRLGLVGTSLADADAARLPDAAGTRLERLDLGSSGLPADALDRLLALPASASLRDLDLNYLELTDRTFDLLARLAPSLRALHMCGCNLAGVRLRRLAAAGVLGRLLVLDLSGNRLTDADGPTLIAAVAAGPLRKLVFTGNDLSAAALADLCRALPDTLRYIDLSSTPLSAVLSAAAGCGRRLAAVVANQCGLTDDDVIQFVAARPGTALRFVSAIYNQLTSTGVAAVLDTPAGRAIECIDLSGNPIRIGLAAALGATGVRLTELNLSKTRVGTDEVLALLEHPALHSLQTLDVRDTAADIRAVQAAVAVRGTNLAAGSAVPFIAALRGDVTGPVGQFNTRSASSLT, translated from the coding sequence ATGAGCATTACCGACGACCTACTGGACCACATCCGCATGGCCCCGGAGGACGACGCGGCGAGGCTGGCCATCGCGAACGCACTTGAGGGCCGCGGCGACCCATACGGAGAGTACATCCGCCTTCAGGTCGGGCTGGCCTCCAATCCGGAGGCGGACGACCGGGCGGCGATGATCGACCGGGTGACCGAACTGCATCGGGCGCACGCAGCCGCGTGGACGGCACACCTAACTCCGTGGTTCCTCAACTGGTCGTTCGCCCGTGGGTTCGTGGACCGAGTGGTGCTGGACGCGGCCGTTGCCCCGCACGTGCCTGCTGGCCTGCTCGACCGCACGCCCGTCCGCGAGGTAGTTGTGGTAAACGGGGCCGGCCGGCTCGGTGAGTTGGCCACCGCTCCGATCCTCTCCCGGTTCAATAGCCTCGACTTCGGCCCGCCAGCGTTCGCAGCTGGCACCGCCGAACTGTCCGATGACGATGTCATCCCGTTTTTTGAGCGTCTGCCCGTCGGCATCCGTCCGTCCCGGCTGAATCTGGCCGAGAACCCGGTCGGAGCGGCAGGAGTTACCGCCGTCGCGCGGTCGCCGCTGGCCGCCGGGCTGACCGACCTCGGGTTGGATTTCACGGCGGCCGACGTGGATGCGATAGCGGTCACCCTCGGTGGCCGATTCCCGCGGCTGCGGCGGCTCGGGCTGGTCGGCACCTCGCTCGCCGACGCCGATGCAGCCCGGTTGCCGGACGCCGCGGGAACCCGATTGGAGCGGCTCGACCTAGGCTCGTCCGGCCTGCCGGCTGACGCCCTCGACCGACTGCTCGCGCTCCCGGCCTCCGCCAGCCTCCGCGACCTCGACCTCAACTACTTGGAACTAACCGATCGGACGTTCGACCTCCTCGCTCGGCTGGCCCCGAGTCTTCGGGCGCTTCATATGTGCGGGTGCAACCTAGCTGGCGTGCGGCTGCGGCGGCTGGCGGCCGCCGGCGTTCTGGGCCGGCTGCTGGTGCTCGACCTGAGCGGGAACAGGCTGACCGACGCGGACGGGCCGACCTTGATCGCCGCGGTAGCTGCTGGCCCGCTCCGCAAGCTCGTATTCACGGGTAACGACCTGTCCGCGGCCGCGCTGGCCGACCTGTGCCGGGCTCTGCCGGACACACTCCGGTACATCGATCTGTCGAGTACTCCGTTATCGGCTGTGTTGTCGGCTGCCGCTGGGTGTGGGCGGCGGTTGGCGGCCGTGGTGGCGAATCAGTGCGGGCTGACGGACGACGACGTGATCCAGTTCGTGGCCGCCCGGCCGGGCACTGCTCTGCGATTCGTGAGCGCCATCTACAACCAGTTGACGTCGACCGGGGTGGCCGCGGTCCTCGACACCCCAGCTGGCCGGGCAATCGAATGCATTGACCTGTCCGGCAACCCGATCCGGATCGGGCTGGCAGCGGCGCTGGGGGCAACTGGTGTCCGGCTGACAGAACTCAACCTGTCGAAGACGCGGGTGGGCACGGATGAAGTGCTCGCCCTGCTCGAACATCCCGCACTCCACTCGCTTCAGACGCTCGACGTGCGGGACACTGCGGCCGACATACGGGCGGTACAGGCGGCTGTGGCTGTCCGCGGGACGAACCTGGCTGCCGGCTCCGCCGTTCCGTTTATCGCCGCGCTCAGGGGGGATGTGACCGGCCCGGTCGGTCAATTCAACACCAGGTCTGCTTCTTCCCTTACATAA
- the infA gene encoding translation initiation factor IF-1, which translates to MAKEEAIEVEGRVKEALANTQFRVELDIGGEVIAHVSGKMRKNFIRIIPGDRVKVEISPYDLTRGRITFRVRG; encoded by the coding sequence ATGGCAAAAGAAGAAGCCATTGAAGTCGAAGGTCGGGTCAAAGAAGCCCTTGCGAACACGCAGTTCCGTGTGGAACTGGACATTGGCGGCGAAGTTATCGCCCACGTTTCGGGCAAGATGCGCAAGAACTTCATCCGCATCATCCCGGGCGACCGGGTAAAGGTGGAAATTTCCCCTTACGATCTTACCCGCGGGCGAATCACGTTCCGCGTTCGGGGTTGA
- a CDS encoding DedA family protein, with amino-acid sequence MTDAIYWYVSIFFWLFLTGIGIPPAPEEAGILYAASVNALHSEVWWSLAWASCGLGIIAADCVLYGVGWRWGAKLFEYRWVQKVLSNERRQRLEGHFTQHGMKLLILARFLPPLRTGVFLIAGATRYSFVKFLIADLVYAVVGVGLFFFCGTWILALIHRFESTALIVGALLVMGYGLYMYYRLLRRRELRGASEAPISVLQGPEGSVPPGEPAKNPAAAVAAQREAQTVLEG; translated from the coding sequence ATGACCGACGCCATTTACTGGTATGTTTCAATTTTCTTCTGGCTGTTTCTCACTGGCATCGGCATCCCGCCCGCGCCCGAGGAAGCCGGCATCCTGTACGCTGCGAGCGTGAACGCACTCCACTCGGAAGTCTGGTGGTCGCTGGCTTGGGCCTCGTGCGGGCTTGGGATCATTGCAGCGGACTGCGTGCTTTATGGCGTCGGGTGGAGGTGGGGAGCGAAGTTGTTCGAGTACCGTTGGGTGCAGAAGGTTCTAAGCAACGAACGGCGCCAGAGACTTGAAGGGCACTTCACACAACACGGGATGAAACTGCTCATCCTGGCGCGCTTTCTCCCCCCTTTAAGAACGGGCGTGTTCCTCATCGCGGGGGCAACGCGATACTCGTTCGTGAAGTTCCTGATTGCGGACTTGGTCTACGCGGTCGTCGGAGTTGGTCTGTTCTTCTTTTGTGGAACGTGGATTCTCGCTCTCATTCACCGGTTCGAGAGCACCGCGCTAATTGTCGGAGCGCTGCTGGTGATGGGCTACGGCTTGTACATGTACTACCGACTGCTGCGGCGCCGGGAACTGAGAGGCGCATCGGAGGCACCGATTTCTGTCCTTCAAGGACCAGAAGGATCAGTGCCTCCAGGCGAGCCGGCCAAGAACCCGGCCGCTGCTGTTGCTGCACAACGAGAAGCGCAAACCGTACTCGAAGGGTGA
- the groES gene encoding co-chaperone GroES codes for MAALKIVPLNDKIVVERLEADDKTVGGIILPDSAKEKPKQGKVLAVGEGKPLEDGGRAKFQVKVGDRVLFTSYAGSEVTIDNKEYLIVTEDDLLAVVD; via the coding sequence ATGGCAGCGTTGAAGATCGTCCCGCTGAACGACAAGATCGTGGTCGAGCGCCTCGAGGCCGATGACAAGACGGTGGGCGGGATCATCCTGCCGGACAGCGCCAAGGAAAAGCCGAAGCAGGGCAAAGTGCTCGCGGTTGGTGAAGGCAAGCCGCTTGAAGACGGCGGTCGCGCTAAGTTTCAGGTGAAGGTCGGTGACCGCGTGCTCTTCACGAGCTACGCGGGCAGCGAAGTGACCATTGACAACAAGGAATACCTCATCGTAACCGAGGACGACCTCCTCGCCGTTGTGGATTAA
- a CDS encoding PseG/SpsG family protein, whose amino-acid sequence MDATRGPILFRCDGTSEHGWEPFYQCLSLAAALQRRRRGTNFLSYLDPLSLATVVNRGNNDWVPAERKIGDDGDLEATIAAARKMNAAAIVVAGEGYSADYLRELKKTGALVMVFDSTADIRFPADLVVNPLLFPTRKTYRVEPGCQLLLGTRFALCRGVFRRQRTIRATEPPMPFRALVAMGDDDLAGEALTRTQQLMEMPKVAKITISARTHHPRYDDMLTLADDSSGKVEIITETKELMTRLVRAHFALTSGDGWSPELCVVGIPQLILSQTKRHAGNGKKLDEDGVATYLGNAADVTFDQLREAVDLFHDDSMERKSMTRCARNTFDGRGPDRIVNGLEIMLHGPTRKRAASFAPTHGLKIAA is encoded by the coding sequence ATGGATGCGACTCGTGGCCCGATTCTGTTTCGCTGCGACGGCACAAGCGAGCACGGCTGGGAGCCGTTCTACCAGTGCCTCTCGCTCGCCGCGGCGCTCCAGCGCCGGCGCCGGGGAACGAACTTCCTCAGCTACCTCGATCCGCTCTCACTGGCGACCGTCGTGAACCGCGGCAACAACGACTGGGTGCCCGCCGAGCGGAAGATCGGTGACGACGGCGACCTCGAAGCCACCATCGCCGCCGCGCGGAAGATGAATGCCGCCGCCATCGTCGTTGCGGGCGAGGGCTACTCGGCCGACTACCTCCGCGAGCTGAAGAAGACCGGCGCGCTGGTGATGGTGTTCGACTCGACCGCAGACATACGGTTCCCGGCCGACCTCGTGGTGAATCCGCTCCTGTTCCCAACGCGGAAGACCTACCGCGTGGAGCCGGGCTGCCAGCTCCTGCTCGGCACTCGCTTCGCGCTCTGCCGCGGGGTGTTCCGCCGACAGCGCACGATCCGCGCGACCGAGCCGCCGATGCCGTTCCGTGCCCTGGTCGCGATGGGAGACGACGACCTCGCGGGCGAAGCGCTGACCCGCACGCAGCAGCTCATGGAGATGCCGAAGGTCGCGAAGATCACGATCTCGGCCCGCACGCACCACCCGCGCTATGACGACATGCTGACCCTCGCTGATGACAGCAGCGGTAAGGTCGAAATCATCACTGAAACCAAGGAGCTGATGACGCGCCTCGTCCGCGCTCACTTCGCGCTGACGAGCGGCGACGGATGGTCGCCGGAACTGTGTGTGGTGGGTATTCCGCAACTGATCCTGAGCCAGACCAAGCGGCACGCAGGCAACGGGAAGAAGCTCGACGAGGACGGCGTCGCGACCTACTTGGGGAACGCGGCGGACGTGACCTTCGACCAGCTTCGTGAAGCGGTCGACCTGTTCCACGACGACTCGATGGAACGAAAGAGCATGACCCGTTGCGCACGGAACACGTTCGACGGGCGCGGACCGGATCGCATCGTGAACGGTCTGGAGATCATGCTCCACGGCCCGACGCGCAAGCGGGCCGCTTCCTTCGCTCCGACGCACGGGCTGAAGATCGCCGCGTGA
- a CDS encoding RNA recognition motif domain-containing protein has protein sequence MATNIYVGNLPWSTTDEELSAMFQQFGAVTRAQVVMDRETGRSRGFGFVEMANENEAQAAIAALNNQAINGRPLTVNIAKPREGGGGGGGGRGGYGGGGGGGRRGGGGGYGGGGGGYGGGYGGGGGGGYGGDRY, from the coding sequence ATGGCTACGAACATCTACGTCGGTAACTTGCCTTGGTCCACTACGGACGAAGAACTGTCCGCAATGTTCCAACAGTTCGGCGCGGTAACCCGCGCTCAGGTAGTCATGGATCGCGAAACCGGCCGCTCGCGCGGGTTCGGTTTCGTGGAGATGGCCAACGAAAATGAGGCCCAGGCTGCCATCGCCGCGCTTAATAACCAAGCGATCAACGGCCGCCCGCTTACTGTGAACATCGCGAAGCCGCGTGAGGGCGGTGGCGGCGGTGGCGGCGGGCGTGGGGGGTATGGCGGTGGTGGTGGGGGCGGCCGACGCGGAGGCGGCGGTGGCTACGGTGGTGGAGGCGGCGGGTACGGCGGTGGCTACGGTGGTGGAGGTGGCGGCGGGTACGGCGGCGACCGTTACTAA
- a CDS encoding WD40 repeat domain-containing protein produces MKVRTRWIFLLIAIALVVVGTVGATAVWWHIDRNRLDPPKATLLAPEGTVNTIAFSPDGRSLAAGSGHAIVVWDRTTRQPVRTLDHPTTAAVVSVAYSPDGKRLASGCFDGHLAVWGTERGEKQLTLQQGGYGPPRADVETERNIAAVRFSPDGRNVAAAQHPPSGDTVSSEVRVWDAVNGKEKLVLNGHRGRVKSVAYSPDGMFLVSGDDKGDVKLWDSVDGSLRRNLPQRQDILALSFVPKTGMVAYGGGWSEATDVVTVCDTVTGSETRFPGLPPNSIVTFVMCLAFSPNSQTMATGEVLKDGKHPYCVRLWDVPTGRLIRVFRCPGPPKAVAFSPDGTELAVGCTEDKPTAVGEVRIWDVPPKS; encoded by the coding sequence ATGAAAGTTCGTACCCGTTGGATCTTTCTCCTGATCGCCATCGCCCTCGTAGTGGTGGGTACAGTTGGCGCGACGGCTGTTTGGTGGCACATCGACAGAAACCGACTCGACCCGCCGAAAGCCACGCTCCTGGCTCCCGAAGGCACCGTCAACACAATCGCGTTCAGCCCCGACGGTCGCTCCCTGGCCGCTGGTAGCGGACACGCAATCGTGGTGTGGGACCGGACGACGCGACAACCCGTTCGGACTCTCGATCATCCCACGACCGCTGCCGTCGTGTCTGTGGCGTACTCCCCAGACGGGAAACGGTTGGCTTCGGGGTGCTTTGACGGGCACTTGGCGGTGTGGGGCACCGAACGAGGCGAGAAGCAACTGACACTTCAGCAAGGCGGGTACGGGCCACCGCGCGCCGACGTGGAAACTGAGAGAAATATTGCCGCGGTACGCTTCTCACCGGACGGGCGAAACGTGGCGGCGGCTCAACACCCTCCATCAGGCGACACTGTATCCAGCGAAGTCCGCGTGTGGGACGCTGTAAATGGAAAAGAAAAGCTAGTTCTGAATGGACACCGTGGCCGGGTGAAGTCGGTCGCGTACTCACCCGATGGGATGTTTCTCGTTTCCGGGGACGACAAGGGCGACGTAAAACTGTGGGACTCCGTGGACGGGAGTCTCCGCCGGAATCTCCCTCAACGGCAGGATATTTTGGCCCTGTCGTTCGTCCCCAAGACCGGGATGGTAGCCTACGGTGGCGGGTGGTCAGAGGCGACGGACGTCGTCACTGTATGTGACACGGTGACCGGGTCGGAAACCCGATTCCCGGGCTTGCCCCCGAACAGTATTGTCACTTTCGTGATGTGCCTCGCGTTTTCTCCGAACAGCCAGACAATGGCGACAGGAGAGGTGCTCAAAGACGGTAAGCATCCATACTGCGTGCGATTGTGGGACGTGCCCACCGGCCGACTGATCCGAGTTTTCCGATGTCCCGGCCCACCGAAGGCCGTAGCCTTCTCCCCCGATGGAACCGAACTGGCAGTCGGATGCACTGAGGACAAACCAACAGCAGTTGGTGAAGTACGTATCTGGGACGTTCCCCCGAAGTCCTGA
- a CDS encoding pyridoxal phosphate-dependent aminotransferase, producing MSTSAPTLSSFASGLTTETAFDVLAVARKLMAGGKDVIALQIGDSPFPTTASAIKAAHAAIDAGLTRYCPSAGLPEFRETIARTVKSEFNIPATADNVVVGPGAKVFETYFCEAFLEPGDAVLVFQPAFPTFEPNILRRGAKPVYVPLKQENQFRPDVAAIERFVKTEPRARALFLNFPHNPTGGVATPEDLKAIANIVRGTNIAVFSDEPYCHMVWGGKHSSILAEPGMLDQCVGSYTFSKSYSMSGWRCGYMIAAPSIAQIVSKMINTSLSCVPPIVQMAGKAALEHDAAERDDVMKKFHAKVELLVNELRKVPDVTVLMPEGTFYVFPQVAPICQRLGITSHGLAMYLLEGADDKRGVACLGGECFGAAGQGFLRFSCAEPDDRLVQAVAFFADAITRTDRVKAYLDANPKYRAK from the coding sequence ATGAGTACCAGCGCTCCCACTTTATCTTCTTTTGCTAGCGGGCTGACCACCGAAACCGCGTTCGATGTACTTGCGGTTGCGCGAAAACTGATGGCCGGCGGGAAAGACGTGATCGCGCTTCAGATCGGCGATTCACCGTTCCCGACGACAGCCAGTGCGATCAAAGCAGCGCACGCGGCCATCGATGCGGGCCTTACGCGATACTGCCCGTCGGCGGGATTACCCGAGTTTCGTGAGACTATTGCTCGCACGGTGAAGTCCGAGTTCAACATCCCCGCGACCGCAGACAATGTGGTTGTTGGTCCCGGCGCGAAAGTGTTCGAGACGTACTTCTGTGAAGCGTTCCTCGAGCCAGGCGACGCGGTCCTCGTGTTCCAGCCGGCGTTCCCCACGTTCGAGCCGAATATTCTCCGACGCGGCGCGAAGCCGGTGTACGTTCCCCTCAAGCAAGAGAACCAGTTCCGGCCCGATGTCGCGGCGATCGAAAGGTTCGTGAAGACCGAACCCCGTGCCCGCGCACTGTTCCTCAACTTCCCCCACAACCCGACCGGCGGGGTCGCGACCCCAGAAGACCTGAAAGCGATCGCGAACATTGTCCGCGGAACGAACATCGCGGTATTCAGCGACGAACCGTATTGCCACATGGTGTGGGGGGGCAAACACAGTAGCATCTTGGCGGAGCCGGGAATGCTCGATCAGTGCGTGGGTTCGTACACGTTCTCGAAGAGCTACAGCATGAGTGGATGGCGCTGCGGGTACATGATCGCAGCGCCTTCGATCGCACAGATCGTGAGCAAGATGATTAACACGTCGCTCTCGTGTGTGCCGCCCATTGTGCAAATGGCAGGTAAGGCCGCGCTCGAACACGATGCGGCCGAGCGCGATGACGTGATGAAGAAATTCCACGCGAAGGTTGAGTTGCTCGTCAACGAGTTGCGGAAGGTGCCCGACGTGACCGTGCTGATGCCAGAAGGCACGTTCTACGTGTTTCCGCAAGTCGCCCCAATCTGCCAACGACTCGGCATCACATCGCACGGCCTCGCAATGTACCTTTTAGAAGGGGCGGACGACAAGCGCGGGGTCGCGTGCCTCGGTGGGGAGTGCTTTGGTGCGGCCGGGCAAGGGTTCCTGCGATTCAGTTGTGCAGAGCCGGATGACCGGCTCGTGCAAGCGGTCGCGTTCTTCGCCGATGCCATCACTCGCACCGACCGCGTGAAGGCCTACCTGGACGCAAACCCAAAGTATCGCGCCAAGTAA
- the polX gene encoding DNA polymerase/3'-5' exonuclease PolX yields MTKDDVADALDEIGTLLELKGENTFRTNAYHNAARLIQQLPGDLAQMVADGKLAEVRGIGEALALKITTLVTTGNLPYLEDLRASIPAGLVKMLRLPGLGPKKVKALHDLLNIDSIEKLKAACESGEVAKQKGFGAKTQTRILEGIAYIDQVGHRVRIDLALPLGQALLEQIRTFPGVIRAELCGSLRRRKETVADLDILVSSANAQPIMDAFVKIPEVIQVLGQGPTKSSVVAGLHVHGTKVTLQADLRVVEDTQYPFALHYFTGSKEHNIRMRQRAIDRGLSLNEYALANETRSVPCKDEADIFAALDLPYIQPELREDTGEIEAGELKKLPALVADSDIRGVFHNHTTYSDGTASLEEMALAAKKLGFEYFGVGDHSQSLTIARGLPSNVVRKQWAEIDRVNAKLDGVRILKGSEVDILEDGSLDYTDELLAGFEYVVASVHSHFGMTEAEMTARVCKALSHPAVTMLGHATGRLLLKREGYKINLDEVLKVAAKHGKMIEINAQPSRLDLDWKYVKQAKAMGIPIVINPDAHSTGELALYTFGVQVARRGWLTKDDVFNTRGLADVMKELARRKQNPIV; encoded by the coding sequence GTGACCAAAGACGACGTTGCCGACGCCCTCGACGAAATCGGTACCCTTCTCGAACTCAAGGGCGAGAACACGTTCCGCACGAACGCCTACCACAACGCGGCACGGCTCATTCAACAGTTACCCGGCGACCTGGCGCAGATGGTTGCGGACGGAAAGCTGGCCGAGGTGCGCGGCATCGGTGAAGCGCTCGCACTGAAGATCACCACGCTCGTTACGACCGGGAATTTACCGTACCTCGAAGACCTGCGGGCTTCGATTCCGGCGGGCCTTGTGAAGATGCTCCGGCTTCCCGGACTCGGACCGAAGAAGGTCAAGGCGCTCCACGACCTGCTGAACATCGACTCGATCGAGAAACTGAAGGCCGCGTGCGAGTCGGGCGAGGTCGCGAAGCAAAAAGGGTTCGGCGCGAAGACCCAGACCCGGATTCTCGAAGGGATCGCGTACATCGACCAAGTCGGACACCGCGTGCGGATCGACCTCGCGCTGCCGCTGGGCCAGGCGCTCCTCGAACAGATCCGCACGTTCCCGGGAGTCATTCGCGCCGAGTTGTGTGGGAGTCTTCGGCGGCGGAAAGAGACGGTCGCGGACCTCGACATCCTGGTGAGTAGCGCGAATGCCCAGCCCATCATGGATGCGTTCGTCAAGATTCCCGAAGTGATCCAGGTCTTGGGGCAGGGGCCGACGAAGTCGAGTGTGGTCGCCGGGCTACACGTTCACGGCACGAAGGTCACGCTCCAAGCCGATCTCCGCGTCGTTGAAGATACTCAATACCCGTTCGCGCTCCACTACTTTACGGGAAGCAAGGAACACAACATTCGGATGCGCCAGCGCGCGATTGACCGCGGTCTCTCGCTCAACGAATACGCACTCGCGAACGAAACGCGCTCGGTCCCATGCAAGGACGAAGCGGACATCTTCGCCGCGCTCGACCTGCCGTACATTCAGCCCGAACTGCGAGAAGACACCGGAGAGATCGAGGCCGGTGAACTGAAGAAGCTCCCAGCTCTAGTCGCGGACTCAGACATCCGCGGTGTGTTCCACAACCACACGACCTACAGCGATGGCACCGCGTCCCTCGAAGAGATGGCGCTCGCGGCAAAGAAACTCGGCTTCGAGTATTTCGGTGTCGGCGACCACTCCCAATCCCTCACGATCGCGCGCGGGCTTCCGTCTAACGTGGTGCGCAAGCAGTGGGCCGAGATCGATCGCGTGAACGCGAAGCTCGACGGCGTGCGCATCCTGAAAGGCAGCGAGGTGGACATCCTCGAAGACGGGTCACTCGATTACACCGATGAACTGCTCGCAGGGTTCGAGTACGTCGTCGCCAGCGTTCACTCGCATTTCGGGATGACGGAAGCCGAAATGACTGCCCGCGTGTGCAAGGCGCTCTCGCACCCCGCGGTGACGATGCTCGGGCACGCGACCGGGCGCCTGCTACTCAAGCGCGAGGGGTACAAAATCAACCTCGACGAAGTGCTGAAGGTCGCCGCGAAGCACGGCAAGATGATCGAGATCAACGCCCAACCATCGCGCCTCGATCTCGACTGGAAGTACGTGAAGCAGGCCAAGGCGATGGGGATTCCGATCGTTATCAATCCGGACGCTCACAGCACTGGCGAACTGGCGCTCTACACGTTCGGCGTTCAGGTCGCGCGCCGCGGGTGGCTGACGAAGGACGATGTGTTTAACACGCGCGGGCTCGCCGATGTGATGAAGGAACTCGCGCGCCGAAAGCAGAATCCAATCGTTTGA
- a CDS encoding ParB/RepB/Spo0J family partition protein, whose translation MEATVKAPPRLARGLNALLGDISAPQSADTPVSRLAVEKIGFNPYQPRKQFDNDELASLTASVKNHGILQPLVVRAVGDSYQLIAGERRLRAAKDAGLIEVPVHVVTFDDQQVFEAALVENIQRTDLNPIEKAQGFKEYMDKFRMTQDQLGGRLGLDRSTVSNLLGLLNLHPEVQTAVRNGQLTMGHAKVLKGVTDLEQQVAFSKDAIMKNYSVHALELLVKQHKLAAAGAEVAAEAVARKEPVEKTAHVKGLEDDLRQRLAVKIEIKVKAKDKGQIVIGFDSNDDFERIVQALQK comes from the coding sequence ATGGAAGCGACCGTCAAAGCCCCGCCCCGTTTAGCCCGCGGACTCAACGCCCTCCTCGGCGACATCTCGGCCCCGCAATCCGCGGACACACCCGTGTCCCGGCTCGCGGTCGAGAAGATCGGGTTCAACCCGTATCAGCCGCGCAAGCAGTTCGACAACGATGAACTCGCCTCGCTCACCGCGAGCGTGAAGAACCACGGCATCCTCCAACCGCTCGTGGTGCGAGCCGTGGGAGACAGCTACCAACTCATCGCCGGCGAGCGCCGGCTCCGCGCGGCCAAGGACGCCGGGCTGATCGAAGTGCCCGTTCACGTGGTGACCTTCGACGACCAACAGGTCTTCGAGGCGGCCCTCGTTGAGAACATCCAGCGCACCGACCTGAACCCCATCGAGAAGGCTCAGGGGTTCAAGGAGTACATGGACAAGTTCCGGATGACGCAGGACCAGCTCGGCGGGCGCCTCGGGCTGGACCGCTCGACCGTGAGCAACCTGCTGGGCCTCCTGAACCTGCACCCCGAAGTGCAGACCGCGGTTCGCAACGGTCAGCTCACGATGGGTCACGCCAAGGTGCTGAAGGGTGTAACAGACTTGGAGCAGCAGGTCGCGTTCTCGAAGGACGCGATCATGAAGAACTACTCTGTTCACGCGCTGGAACTACTCGTCAAGCAACACAAGCTCGCAGCGGCCGGAGCGGAAGTCGCGGCCGAGGCGGTCGCTCGCAAGGAGCCGGTCGAGAAGACGGCCCACGTGAAGGGGTTGGAAGACGACCTCCGTCAGCGACTCGCGGTAAAGATCGAGATCAAGGTGAAGGCGAAGGACAAGGGCCAGATCGTGATCGGCTTCGACTCCAACGACGACTTCGAACGGATCGTCCAGGCTCTTCAGAAGTGA
- a CDS encoding response regulator — MIPAPRPAEGEPTNAVPANAPWRFSILIADDDRGTRETLGEMLDARGFRTMLAADGSEAVELVQVDLVHLVLFDMHMPRLTGLEAFAVIRQTLDRILPAVLMTADANNDLIRQAFAAQVYSVIPKPVNGNVVLHTLERALARVYGPRPEPQDKVEAPRPATDE, encoded by the coding sequence ATGATCCCTGCACCGCGCCCCGCAGAGGGCGAACCCACAAACGCCGTTCCCGCGAACGCCCCCTGGCGGTTCTCGATTCTCATTGCCGACGATGATCGCGGAACGCGCGAGACGCTCGGTGAGATGCTGGACGCCCGCGGGTTCCGGACGATGCTGGCCGCGGACGGGAGCGAGGCTGTCGAACTGGTTCAGGTGGACCTCGTTCACCTCGTGCTGTTCGACATGCACATGCCCCGACTCACGGGTCTGGAAGCGTTCGCGGTGATCCGCCAAACGCTCGACCGCATTCTGCCGGCCGTGCTCATGACCGCGGACGCGAACAACGACCTGATCCGCCAGGCGTTCGCGGCGCAAGTGTACAGTGTGATTCCGAAGCCGGTGAACGGGAACGTCGTATTACACACCCTGGAACGGGCGCTTGCGAGGGTTTATGGCCCGCGCCCGGAACCACAAGACAAGGTCGAGGCGCCGCGCCCGGCGACCGACGAGTAA